From the Scophthalmus maximus strain ysfricsl-2021 chromosome 11, ASM2237912v1, whole genome shotgun sequence genome, one window contains:
- the urb1 gene encoding nucleolar pre-ribosomal-associated protein 1 isoform X2, which produces MGKKRLSEDSAESNTPAKKEKVPEFNGTVFKTMLREPTTAKKGLETFISTARKLPCSDLYDVVEGYIKISMECAEIFKLLEGEKHVESELMLAFESLEMILLRTASDLSHFNMVGSAIVKKTVSGHMRLVQGSLHSQNHRFVRQCLGLLSALVSQGPEAAREVLGHIHINKALSGLAKRRDKKGRPDVRMAYIQFVLSFLVSGDSATVGQIVELKELLPEILSTGLKEDRMSLVNLILSTLKTRVLLNKALSKTQKVRFFTPAVLANIASLYKWNGIVDATTDDNRMVENSEQAGISVVRELAHSFLLDLCCSRKHGIIFHDASFGTAGRAGNIVLLQFLVGLKQATEDELVAELVVNILKACPDILARYFKETQYSYTPRLKSAWQDNVRLLKKIYQAQPEVSTVFQTGEVIPLPRLLSMMMVISLPPVCNKAFFTQGLSFANTAVQLTTLSMMNFILKRANKNIEYLLDESEWHSSDVYSPDLMGDLVQQYRETLSKILPDMTSIVAKWQSLSKKEKMDCEGNKTKEAGSAEQTDDKNEVPVSETAEVILLKALILKVVCLYQKVVPHLVSQCKFDFSKLLKGIVSEKGLREEVPPVLQYQILQLALDLPASKFSWFRLQDAADTESSSGEKSVLYLLLQMFVSSSSHMRNSTQMLVLKVLKDSGVFEYNWTELELWLDQLARVEPDQQEIVIHFLERVLVKLVCSSYTYTDKVASLVQEAAYLQANLSSQEGDAVSIPVSHIDDVLDMLDVIMEGNDGEMEEFGPSLSEDLIIQTFPFSVVVPAALEARNKLAANQGVVYEYLSAVLADVLHCQREPLPLCLALLQYDKELASSNPSASPHPAIKHLHQYYSNWLPQQHKEELFKSSECLSNGLPTANSYTSLMKAAYSQGPSALLEDTFRKNVEETLTLMSVEEFPVAIKQILLYIKSTVENFGTFSKDMGAGLLKTLMGQLQDLMTKLQGFQGTKKSEPASTAAAAENFQDGSDLFLELNQSPAVEASEEQILVSALGSIFKHPCLDQWFLALESSALPPHTLNPVRLKHLCAQLTEDTLALLETSAPILRDLSHLELLCGYMGTIERVVVKELMENSSQAAKTQSRPVQALLSLHSYMDPGNLREVVSKLLLLPRESLISSGSKGTRAKLSVYGNAALQILTECKSNPSQDHSTFLTQAHLHGLSTLLLSCSSPALEAFLYQALSGEPGSAKLIHTDVLLHCLQQPLALSSLLLQNSSTHRLCFELWCLEPANMEKLFNQTETFLPLINTYLQVAGREDPARPKDVQKAVLKSLKTALLAKMSQCVLGSLTDVCGAQPAETLACLIKLSANIKDVRDLIENLPSALQKVDSFERWQLVEVLTEKLADCPEDLENWRRSVTAAALKCLITSYSHCKDQAASPSEQEQSILERLQRLLTSAEDILASEWNSFVKNGLKYRYRDHHFLNTLSSLLDLMYGGSEVQKDLIPLSTLHMMTSSHSLFLPTMLDPDEEPSRCQAKEALVSLLLCLVKKCPAVCNTSHFVVLLGAYGATLNVSDQKLLLLLQEYERNHVSLLKFQSFLWGPAAVEHHKTRTSLGASLWKQASSDDLLALLNTERMLQTIANFPQQRRIIPQEGKEMLYSNKTVTDLGNLYDPCFFLPLFSAILQPECVIDCPKFVSSHALGLTVMALSSYDPKVRAAAYHVLSCFYQHLEGARFREKRQLLYLMDTVKNGIQQHNQRLSFVMTTYISKVAQQMLKPEDHMYVVLNRFLLSHQSLDFRRVPEFFKLFYGFDMEHKMEREWILSVLEEGIGDGHCYELCERQGIFQSLLGFSSSPLCDEHAQAQIIRVLCQAARVTKAAYNLTKNCGVLTWMIQVVEKRNRDLHLLSAIIDLLHALWFTNLGQKEMQVDEAKTSSSTEEKPQSTVKVLPFPLISEFLCVTLTISRHLRLGVKAAQLGLFLQTLCSILKHRGTALSVKKDAERFALLPQPLSCAEALILLLCWASLSGNKPLCTQIQILSEKHKVKELLGMGKDKGRSKGSFSQACTQKDNLAKEAEFESQGESLLAESEFHLSSILLHWEPVLLLSEPQKVQPRDKLDPSQLANDTAHLLTKWSLRCLVEGSYDENRTKDFLHWLEKAVIKHKEIIDVVLLDPALKSDLLRLYHQTFEAQSVSSLSARVETFQRFTSIMVCLLETHGQLPEMHHAVVSACQPKDTNDPSRCDAGLHLLLLYIHEQWSGATSAELFLSHVSLVTGAKCKKKQKTSKEPQTALRAMCNNIITWKS; this is translated from the exons ATGGGTAAAAAGCGGCTGAGCGAAGACTCGGCGGAGTCAAACACGccggcaaaaaaagaaaaagttccgGAGTTCAACGGGACTGTATTTAAGACCATGCTAAGGGAACCCACCACAGCCAAGAAGG GACTGGAGACGTTCATATCGACCGCCAGGAAGCTGCCATGCTCCGACCTGTATGATGTGGTGGAAGGCTACATCAAAATCTCCATGGAGTGTgcagaaatattcaaattgCTAGAGGGAGAAAAGCACGTTGAGAGCGAG TTGATGCTGGCCTTCGAGAGTTTGGAGATGATCCTTCTGAGGACGGCCAGTGACCTGTCCCACTTCAACATGGTCGGCAGCGCTATTGTGAAAAAGACTGTTTCTGGCCACATGAGACTTGTGCAGGGATCTCTCCATTCACAGAACCACAG GTTCGTCCGTCAGTGCCTCGGGCTCCTGTCCGCCTTGGTTTCCCAAGGCCCAGAAGCTGCTAGAGAAGTATTAGGTCACATTCACATCAACAAAGCGCTGTCGGGACTGGCAAAGAGAAGGGATAAGAAG GGAAGACCTGACGTCCGCATGGCTTATATCCAGTTTGTGCTTTCCTTTTTGGTGTCTGGAGACAGTGCCACGGTTGGACAGATAGTGGAGCTCAAAG AGCTGCTCCCAGAGATCCTGAGTACGGGTCTGAAGGAGGACAGGATGTCTCTCGTCAATCTGATACTGTCCACACTGAAGACGAGA GTGTTACTAAACAAGGCGTTGAGTAAAACACAGAAGGTGCGTTTTTTCACACCTGCTGTATTGGCCAACATCGCATCTCTGTATAAATGGAACGGGATTGTGGACGCAACCACTGATGATAACAGA atggtggagaACTCAGAGCAAGCTGGGATATCTGTCGTCCGGGAACTTGCTCACAGTTTCCTCCTGGACCTATGTTGCTCTCGTAAGCATGGCATCATCTTCCACGATGCCAGCTTTGGCACAGCTGGCAG AGCGGGTAACATTGTCTTACTTCAGTTCTTGGTGGGACTGAAGCAGGCTACAGAAGATGAACTGGTGGCGGAGCTGGTGGTGAACATACTGAAAGCTTGCCCTGATATTCTGGCCAGATACTTCAAGGAGACTCAGTATTCCTACACCCCCCGCCTCAAAAGTGCTTGGCAGGACAATGTCAGATTACTCAAAAAG ATCTATCAGGCCCAACCAGAGGTTTCCACAGTCTTTCAGACTGGCGAGGTCATCCCTCTTCCTCGTCTGCTCTCCATGATGATGGTGAtatctcttcctcctgtctgtAACAAGGCCTTCTTCACACAGGGCCTCAGT TTCGCCAACACAGCAGTGCAGCTTACAACTCTGTCCATGATGAATTTCATCTTGAAAAGGGCCAATAAGAATATTGAGTACCTGCTGGATGAGTCTGAGTGGCACAGCTCAGATGTATACTCTCCTGACCTGATGGGAGACTTGGTGCAGCAGTACAGGGAGACACTCAGTAAG ATTTTGCCTGATATGACGAGCATAGTTGCAAAGTGGCAGTCACTCAGCAAGAAGGAAAAGATGGATTGTGAAGGAAACAAGACCAAAGAAGCAGGGAGCGCTGAACAGACGGATGATAAAAATGAAGTGCCCG TGTCTGAGACAGCTGAGGTCATCCTGCTCAAGGCTCTGATTCTTAAGGTTGTTTGTCTTTACCAGAAAGTAGTGCCACACCTGGTTAGTCAGTGCAAATTTGACTTCAGCAAGCTCTTAAaag gGATTGTGTCAGAGAAAGGACTGAGAGAAGAGGTTCCTCCAGTGTTGCAGTATCAGATTCTGCAGTTGGCTTTAGATCTCCCTGCAAGCAAGTTCTCCTGGTTCCGCCTACAG GATGCTGCAGATACTGAATCATCGTCTGGAGAGAAGTCGGTGCTTTATCTCCTTCTCCAGAtgtttgtcagcagcagcagccacatgaGAAACTCCACACAGATGCTTGTTCTAAAA GTGCTTAAGGACAGCGGTGTGTTTGAGTATAACTGGACTGAGCTTGAGCTCTGGCTTGATCAGCTGGCCAGAGTAGAGCCAGACCAACAAGAGATTGTCATCCACTTCTTGGAGAGG GTGTTGGTGAAACTGGTGTGCAGCTCTTACACGTACACAGATAAGGTTGCCAGCCTGGTGCAGGAGGCAGCTTACCTGCAAGCTAACCTGAGCAGCCAGGAGGGTGACGCTGTCAGTATCCCTGTCTCTCACATAGATG ATGTCTTAGACATGCTGGATGTCATCATGGAAGGTAATGACGGTGAGATGGAGGAGTTTGGTCCATCTCTGAGTGAAGACCTCATCATTCAAACCTTCCCCTTCAGTGTGGTGGTACCTGCCGCTCTGGAGGCCCGAAACAAACTAGCAGCAAACCAAG GAGTTGTGTATGAGTACTTGTCTGCTGTGCTGGCTGATGTGCTGCACTGTCAGAGAGAGCCGCTGCCCCTCTGTCTGGCTCTGCTGCAGTATGACAAAGAGCTCGCATCCTCCAacccctctgcttctcctcatCCTGCCATCAAACACCTTCATCAGTATTACTCCAATTGGCTGCCACAGCAGCACAAGGAGGAActg ttcaaATCTTCTGAATGTCTTTCAAATGGATTGCCAACTGCTAATTCATACACCTCGCTGATGAAAGCTGCGTATAGCCAAGGGCCGAGCGCTTTGCTCGAGGACACCTTCAGGAAGAATGTGGAAGAAACTCTAACTTTAATGTCTGTGGAGGAGTTCCCAGTAGCAATCAAGCAGATCTTGCTCTACATCAAATCAACTGTGGAAAACTTTGGCACG TTTTCCAAAGACATGGGGGCTGGCCTTTTGAAGACCTTAATGGGACAACTCCAGGATTTGATGACTAAGCTACAAGGCTTTCAGGGGACCAAAAAGTCTGAGccagcatcaacagcagcagcagcagagaactTCCAAGACGGATCAGACCTTTTCCTGGAACTCAACCAGTCGCCTGCAGTAGAAGCCAGTGAAGAGCAG ATCCTTGTTTCGGCCCTTGGCTCAATCTTCAAACATCCGTGTTTGGATCAGTGGTTTCTGGCTCTGGAGTCGTCGGCTTTGCCTCCTCATACTCTGAACCCTGTCAGACTGAAGCATCTGTGTGCTCAGCTGACTGAAGACACTCTGGCCCTGCTGGAGACCAGCGCCCCCATCCTCCGTGATCTGAGTCACCTGGAGCTTCTGTGTGGCTACATGGGGACGATAGAAAGAGTTGTTGTCAAGGAATTAATGGAGAACAGCTCTCAGGCTGCAAAGACACAGTCCAGACCTGTTCAGGCCCTCTTGTCCCTGCACAGCTACATGGACCCTGGTAATCTTAGAGAGGTGGTCTCCAAGTTGCTTCTCCTCCCCCGGGAGAGCCTCATCTCTTCTGGCAGCAAGGGCACACGTGCCAAGCTTAGTGTCTATGGTAATGCCGCACTGCAGATCCTCACAGAGTGTAAATCCAACCCCTCCCAGGACCACAGCACTTTTCTGACACAGGCGCACCTCCACGGCCTGAGCACGCTGCTGTTGTCCTGCTCCAGCCCTGCGCTGGAAGCGTTCCTCTATCAGGCGTTGTCTGGCGAGCCAGGCAGTGCCAAACTCATCCACACAGATGTGCTGCTACACTGTCTCCAGCAGCCTCTCGCCCtcagctctctgctgctgcagaactcCTCCACCCACCGTCTCTGCTTTGAATTGTGGTGTCTAGAGCCTGCAAACATGGAGAAGCTCTTCAACCAGACAGAAACATTCCTTCCATTGATCAACACCTACTTGCAGGTGGCAGGTAGAGAGGACCCAGCCAGACCCAAAGATG TGCAAAAAGCAGTTTTGAAATCCCTAAAGACGGCACTGCTGGCCAAAATGTCCCAATGTGTTTTGGGAAGCCTGACAGATGTCTGTGGAGCCCAGCCTGCTGAGACACTCGCCTGTCTGATCAAACTCTCTGCAAACATCAAGGACGTCAGGGATTTGATAGAAAATCTGCCCAGTGCCCTTCAAAAAGTGGACAGTTTTGAAAG ATGGCAACTCGTTGAAGTTCTCACTGAGAAACTGGCTGATTGCCCAGAAGATCTAGAAAACTGGAGGAGGTCCGTCACAGCCGCTGCCCTCAAGTGTCTCATCACCTCTTACAGTCACTGTAAAGATCAGGCTGCTTCTCCATcagagcaggagcagagcaTCCTGGAAAGACTGCAGAGACTCCTA ACATCGGCCGAAGACATCCTCGCATCTGAATGGAACAGTTTTGTCAAGAATGGACTGAA ATATCGCTACAGAGATCATCACTTCCTGAACACTTTGAGCAGCCTTTTGGATCTGATGTATGGCGGCAGTGAAGTCCAGAAGGATCTGATACCTTTATCGACACTTCACATGATGACAAGCAGCCATTCGCTGTTCCTGCCCACCATGCTGGACCCTGATGAAGAGCCGAGCAGATGTCAGGCTAAAG AAGCGTTGGTGTCCCTTCTTCTCTGTCTGGTGAAGAAATGCCCAGCAGTGTGTAACACCAGTCACTTTGTTGTACTTTTGGGAGCTTATGGAGCTACACTGAACGTTTCAG atcAGAAACTGTTACTGCTCCTTCAAGAATATGAAAGAAACCATGTCAGTCTGCTGAAGTTCCA ATCCTTCTTGTGGGGCCCAGCAGCTGTGGAGCATCACAAGACCAGGACAAGCCTGGGAGCCTCTCTATGGAAGCAGGCGAGCTCAGACGACCTGTTGGCCCTGCTGAATACTGAAAGGATGCTCCAAACCATTGCAAATTTTCCCCAACAACGCAGAATCATCCCGCAG GAAGGCAAGGAGATGCTGTATAGCAATAAAACAGTGACGGACCTTGGGAATTTATATGATCCATGTTTTTTCTTGCCTCTCTTCAGTGCCATACTGCAGCCAG AGTGTGTGATTGACTGCCCCAAGTTTGTATCCAGCCACGCTCTTGGATTAACCGTGATGGCTCTAAGTAGCTACGACCCGAAGGTGAGGGCAGCAGCGTACCACGTGCTGAGCTGCTTCTACCAACACCTGGAGGGCGCTCGGTTCAGGGAGAAGAGACAG cTTCTTTACTTGATGGACACAGTAAAGAATGGAATTCAACAGCATAATCAAAGACTGTCATTTGTCATGACCACTTACATCAGTAAAGTGGCTCAGCAGATGCTAAAACCTG AGGACCACATGTACGTGGTTTTAAACCGGTTTCTACTGTCACATCAGAGTTTGGACTTCAGAAGAGTCCCTGAGTTCTTCAAGCTGTTCTATGGTTTTGACATGGAG CACAAGATGGAACGCGAGTGGATCCTGAGTGTGCTGGAGGAAGGGATAGGCGATGGACACTGTTACGAATTGTGCGAGCGACAAGGCATCTTTCAGAGCCTGTTAGGCTTCAGCAGCAGTCCCCTGTGTGATGAACATGCCCAG GCTCAGATTATCCGTGTGTTGTGCCAGGCCGCCCGAGTCACCAAAGCAGCTTATAACCTCACCAAAAACTGTGGGGTCCTGACCTGGATGATACAGGTAGTTGAAAAAAG GAATCGAGACCTGCATCTGCTAAGTGCCATCATAGATCTGCTCCATGCGCTGTGGTTTACTAACCTTGGGCAGAAGGAGATGCAGGTGGATGAAGCCAAAACCTCCTCATCCACAGAGGAGAAACCTCAGAGCACAGTGAAGGTTCTCCCATTCCCACTCATCAGCGAATTCCTGTGTGTGACATTAACCATCAGCAGACACCTCAG GTTGGGTGTGAAGGCCGCTCAGCTCGGCCTGTTTCTGCAGACCCTTTGCTCCATACTGAAGCATCGCGGGACGGCTCTCAGCGTAAAAAAAGACGCTGAGCGATTCGCACTCCTCCCGCAGCCTCTCTCCTGTGCTGAAGCCCTcatcctgctcctctgctgGGCCTCCCTGTCAGGCAACAAGCCACTCTGTACCCAAATACAAATCTTGTCCGAAAAGCACAAAGTGAAGGAGTTGTTGG GGATGGGGAAAGATAAGGGCAGAAGTAAAGGCTCCTTTTCCCAGGCCTGCACGCAAAAAGACAACCTGGCCAAGGAGGCCGAATTTGAGAGCCAAGGAGAGAGTCTCCTGGCGGAGAGTGAATTTCACCTCAGCAGTATCCTCCTTCACTGGGAGCCTGTGCTTCTGCTCTCTGAACCCCAGAAGGTTCAGCCAAGAGACAAACTGGATCCCAGTCAGTTGGCCAATGATACTGCACACCTGCTCACCAAGTGGTCCCTGAGGTGCTTGGTGGAGGGCTCGTACGATGAGAACAGAACAAAGGACTTCTTGCACTGGCTCGAAAAGGCTGTgataaaacacaaggaaattATAGATGTCGTGTTGCTCGATCCCGCTTTGAAATCTGACCTCCTACGACTCTACCACCAGACCTTTGAAGCTCAGAGCGTTTCCAGCCTTTCAGCAAGAGTGGAAACCTTCCAGCGATTTACCAGCATTATGGTATGCTTACTTGAGACCCACGGCCAACTTCCAGAGATGCATCATGCAGTTGTGTCCGCCTGCCAGCCAAAGGACACTAATGATCCATCTAGATGTG ATGCAGGGCTGCATCTGTTGCTGCTGTACATTCATGAGCAGTGGAGTGGAGCCACATCAGCAGAGCTGTTCTTGTCTCATGTCAGTTTGGTGACCGGAGCCAAGTgtaagaagaaacagaaaacatccaAAGAACCACAAACAGCCCTCAGAGCCATGTGTAATAACATCATCACCTGGAAGAGTTAA